Proteins co-encoded in one Chroicocephalus ridibundus chromosome 6, bChrRid1.1, whole genome shotgun sequence genomic window:
- the SLC18A3 gene encoding vesicular acetylcholine transporter has translation MAEAEGAGRARAAVARLSEAVGERRRRLGTAMGEARRQRRLLLLVVCVALLLDNMLYMVIVPIIPDYIAAMRGGGSAAGPSAPAGGNESGSGGGNRSLLPARYPPAAGGNEDVQIGVLFASKAILQLLVNPLSGTLIDRVGYEVPLLAGLAVMFLSTSTFAFAENYATLFAARSLQGLGSAFADTAGIALIADRYAEEPARSRALGTALACISFGSLAAPPFGGVLYEFAGKRVPFLVLACVCLLDGLLLLALAPPCATGARANMPVGTPIHRLMIDPYIAVVAGALATCNIPLAFLEPTIANWMKDSMGASEWEVGLTWLPAFFPHVLGVYVTVRLAAAYPHLQWFYGALGMAIIGASSCLVPACRNFGQVIIPLCGICFGIALVDTALLPTLAFLVDVRHVSVYGSVYAIADISYSVAYALGPIVAGQIVHTMGFAQLNLGMGLANVLYAPVLLFLKNVCQMKPSHSERNILLEEGPKGLYDTIKMEECKGMGKSLRPVGEMEENSMDSYRRDLTGVSEEDSSDYEYS, from the coding sequence ATGGCGGAGGCGGAGGGCGCGGGTCGGGCGCGGGCCGCCGTGGCGCGGCTCTCGGAGGCGgtgggcgagcggcggcggcggctgggcacCGCCATGGGGgaggcgcggcggcagcggcggctgctgctgctggtggtgtgcgTGGCGCTCCTGCTGGACAACATGCTCTACATGGTCATCGTGCCCATCATCCCCGACTACATCGCGGCCAtgcgcggcggggggagcgccGCCGGCCCGTCCGCGCCCGCGGGGGGCAACGagagcggcagcggcggcggcaacCGGAGTCTCCTGCCGGCGCGGtacccgccggcggcggggggcaatGAGGACGTGCAGATCGGGGTGCTGTTCGCCTCCAAGGCTATACTGCAGCTGCTGGTGAACCCGCTCAGCGGCACTCTCATCGACCGCGTGGGCTACGAGGTGCCGCTGCTGGCCGGGCTAGCCGTCATGTTCCTCTCCACCTCCACCTTCGCCTTCGCAGAGAACTACGCGACGCTCTTCGCTGCGCGCAGCCTGCAGGGGCTGGGCTCGGCCTTCGCCGACACGGCCGGCATCGCCCTCATCGCCGACCGCTACGCCGAGGAGCCGGCGCGGAGCCGCGCCCTGGGCACGGCGCTGGCCTGCATCTCCTTCGGCAGCCTGGCCGCCCCCCCCTTCGGCGGCGTCCTCTACGAGTTCGCCGGCAAGAGGGTGCCCTTCCTGGTGCTGGCCTGCGTCTGCCTCCTCGacgggctgctgctgctggccctggcgcCTCCCTGCGCCACCGGGGCGCGGGCCAACATGCCCGTCGGCACCCCCATTCACCGCCTCATGATCGACCCTTACATCGCCGTGGTGGCGGGGGCCCTGGCCACCTGCAACATCCCCCTGGCCTTCCTGGAGCCCACCATCGCCAACTGGATGAAGGACTCCATGGGGGCCAGCGAGTGGGAGGTGGGCCTCACCTGGCTCCCCGCCTTCTTCCCCCACGTGCTGGGTGTCTACGTCACCGTCCGGCTGGCTGCCGCGTACCCCCACCTCCAGTGGTTTTATGGGGCCCTGGGCATGGCCATCATTGGCGCCAGCTCCTGCCTGGTACCAGCCTGCAGGAATTTTGGGCAGGTCATCATTCCCCTCTGCGGCATCTGCTTTGGCATCGCCCTGGTGGACacggccctgctgcccaccctggcCTTCCTGGTGGACGTGCGCCACGTCTCTGTCTATGGCAGTGTCTATGCCATTGCAGACATCTCCTACTCTGTGGCGTATGCCCTGGGGCCCATCGTGGCCGGCCAGATTGTGCACACCATGGGCTTCGCACAGCTCAACCTGGGCATGGGGCTCGCCAATGTGCTTTACGcccctgtcctcctcttcctcaaaaacGTCTGCCAGATGAAACCCTCTCACTCGGAGAGGAACATCCTCCTTGAAGAAGGACCTAAGGGACTCTATGACACCATCAAAATGGAGGAGTGCAAAGGCATGGGGAAAAGCCTCCGGCCAGTGGGTGAGATGGAGGAGAACAGCATGGACTCCTACCGCAGAGACCTGACAGgggtgtccgaggaggactcaTCAGACTATGAGTACAGTTAG